A single genomic interval of Chloroherpetonaceae bacterium harbors:
- a CDS encoding DUF1446 domain-containing protein yields MKTYIRIASGQGFWGDWQQAPINQVKLSKGDTAIDYLMLDYLAEVTMSILQKQRQKDPSLGYARDFPEVLAHILPDLLEKNIKVISNAGGVNPLACRDRIFEVAKKLGIKGLKVGVVVGDDILERLDALIASGEELRNMETGEPLSAVRDRVLSANVYFGARPIAQALCDGAQIVVTGRCTDTGLTLAPMIYEFGWKPDDWDLLAAGTVAGHILECGGQASGGNFLGDWESVPNLENIGFPIAEMHADGTCIIMKHEGTGGLINQAVIKEQLCYEIGNPAEYITPDCIADFTTIQLEDAGKDRVKVFGVKGKPATPFYKVSISYSDGWVAFGSLTYSFPDALKKAQRADEILRARLRNLGLSFDDIHTEFIGANACHQHLESLEHVNEVQMRIGVRSHDKKAVERFGYEIAPLILTGPPSVTGFAGGRPKPSEVVAYFPSLIRKEQVSPKVIVEEL; encoded by the coding sequence GTGAAAACCTACATTCGCATCGCATCAGGGCAAGGCTTCTGGGGCGACTGGCAACAAGCGCCAATTAATCAAGTCAAACTCTCCAAAGGCGACACTGCTATTGACTACCTCATGCTCGACTACCTTGCAGAGGTTACAATGAGCATTTTGCAGAAGCAGCGTCAGAAAGACCCTTCATTGGGTTATGCACGCGATTTTCCAGAAGTCTTAGCGCACATTTTGCCTGACTTGTTAGAAAAAAACATCAAGGTCATTTCCAATGCTGGCGGCGTGAATCCCTTAGCGTGCCGCGATAGAATTTTCGAAGTAGCCAAGAAATTAGGCATCAAGGGCTTGAAGGTAGGTGTGGTGGTTGGTGATGATATCTTGGAGCGACTGGATGCACTGATTGCCTCTGGCGAAGAGCTGAGAAATATGGAGACAGGTGAACCCCTTTCAGCGGTGCGAGACCGTGTGCTTAGTGCTAATGTGTATTTTGGTGCCCGCCCGATTGCTCAAGCCCTGTGCGACGGTGCGCAGATTGTCGTAACAGGTCGCTGCACGGATACAGGGCTTACGCTTGCGCCAATGATTTATGAATTTGGCTGGAAACCTGATGACTGGGATTTGCTCGCCGCAGGCACCGTTGCGGGGCATATTTTGGAATGCGGCGGACAAGCCAGCGGCGGCAATTTTTTAGGCGACTGGGAAAGCGTGCCTAACCTTGAAAACATCGGCTTCCCTATTGCCGAAATGCATGCCGATGGCACTTGCATCATTATGAAGCACGAGGGCACAGGTGGGCTTATCAATCAAGCTGTTATCAAGGAACAGCTCTGCTACGAAATTGGTAACCCTGCCGAATACATCACCCCTGACTGCATTGCCGACTTTACCACCATTCAGCTTGAAGATGCGGGCAAAGACCGCGTGAAAGTCTTTGGTGTTAAAGGCAAGCCTGCGACACCATTTTATAAAGTTTCGATTTCATATTCAGATGGCTGGGTTGCATTTGGCAGTCTCACTTACTCTTTCCCAGATGCGCTCAAGAAGGCTCAGCGCGCTGATGAGATTTTGCGGGCACGGCTTCGGAATTTAGGTCTTTCGTTTGATGACATTCATACGGAATTCATCGGCGCCAATGCGTGTCATCAACACTTGGAGTCGCTCGAGCACGTCAATGAAGTGCAAATGCGCATCGGCGTGCGTAGCCACGATAAAAAAGCAGTGGAGCGCTTCGGCTACGAAATTGCTCCCCTTATTCTGACTGGGCCGCCCAGCGTAACGGGCTTTGCGGGCGGTCGCCCTAAGCCATCAGAAGTTGTAGCGTATTTTCCATCTCTCATTCGCAAAGAGCAGGTCTCCCCGAAAGTGATTGTGGAGGAGCTTTAA
- a CDS encoding BamA/TamA family outer membrane protein, whose product MELVLLFLFVWWHRPQVLWAQAAASPPLRPYIDRVIITGNTALKEKELIAEMRTRENTIYFSFFRPWVGLYQFGKIFPDSSSLRNFFQLTLGEAPAEFDSLVFQDDLARLKELYAANGYLSALVEPKLTYLDNGASVRIELQITEGEPTRIQSLKYVGLDELDVATQQELKQESVLQLGAVYNIRDMLRERLRIVAFLQDRGYAFISTDSIRAEVRLSSGNRHADITFFVRLPERLYFGEITAVVHNPVKPDTASDLRRTVSDGIQVDVYSEQYIEPYLIRRSVAYRPMQLSSLSAKRETIRQLGLLGIFESVSIRDDSVREGRLYTTIDLQLLPRHQIKPELRIDNRNNAPNFSPALSYLNRNLFGGAESFTLAVSGGLQPNLGARTQIFAGEEIALDPIVYNFDTRIEYSVPYFFSPRNRLVALLQYSNLQDAPRRQQSVLFRFRSQIFPNDFQQITLDFLEIEFVDIRLPNLTEAQLEDLFNRGVPRTFPRNISNRIDFFFSNLPEVRRTIDARFNTTFEISGALPYLFGAGFGEGEAQILGLRYNQFMRISVLSSIGIPITGNSQLAFKVFAGYLFPYAKSTSTPLERRFYAGGPNSLRGWGFNLLGPGNNPADSALAVSRLGSDIKLEFSLEQRWSLFRTFGYSSGIVIFLDAGNIWARQGENALSLSTFLEQVALNTGLGLRFGTPIGPLRLDFAYRIYDPSLPPAARWQIQKWQLGSFQFNFGIGEAF is encoded by the coding sequence ATGGAGCTTGTGCTCCTTTTTTTGTTCGTGTGGTGGCATCGTCCGCAGGTGCTCTGGGCACAAGCAGCAGCGTCACCGCCACTGCGTCCCTACATTGACCGCGTGATTATTACAGGCAACACAGCCCTGAAGGAAAAGGAATTGATTGCCGAAATGCGGACGCGGGAGAATACCATCTATTTCTCCTTTTTTCGCCCTTGGGTAGGGCTGTATCAGTTCGGGAAAATTTTCCCGGATTCCTCGAGCCTGCGCAATTTTTTTCAACTCACGCTAGGCGAAGCGCCAGCTGAATTCGATTCACTGGTTTTTCAAGATGATTTGGCACGCCTAAAAGAACTCTATGCAGCAAACGGCTACCTCTCTGCGTTGGTTGAACCCAAGCTTACTTATCTGGACAATGGCGCCTCTGTTCGCATTGAGCTTCAGATTACCGAAGGAGAGCCAACGCGGATTCAATCTCTCAAGTATGTGGGGTTGGATGAGTTGGACGTCGCAACACAGCAAGAACTTAAGCAGGAATCCGTGCTGCAACTGGGAGCGGTCTATAACATTCGCGATATGTTGCGTGAGCGGTTGCGCATTGTGGCATTTCTGCAAGACCGTGGCTACGCCTTCATTTCTACCGACAGCATTCGCGCCGAAGTGCGACTGTCATCTGGCAATCGCCATGCAGATATCACTTTTTTCGTTCGCCTGCCTGAGAGGCTCTACTTTGGAGAAATCACGGCAGTAGTGCACAATCCTGTAAAGCCCGATACAGCCAGCGACCTTAGGCGCACGGTGTCAGACGGTATTCAAGTTGATGTCTACAGCGAGCAATACATTGAGCCGTATCTAATTCGCCGCTCCGTCGCATACCGACCGATGCAGCTATCCAGTCTTTCAGCCAAGCGTGAGACCATTCGGCAGCTGGGTTTGCTTGGCATCTTCGAGAGCGTCAGCATTCGTGATGACTCCGTGCGAGAGGGACGGCTTTACACCACCATTGATCTCCAGCTTTTGCCACGGCACCAGATTAAGCCCGAGTTACGCATTGATAACCGCAACAATGCACCGAACTTTTCGCCAGCGCTTAGCTACTTGAACCGAAATTTGTTTGGTGGTGCTGAATCTTTCACATTAGCGGTCTCAGGAGGCTTGCAGCCAAACTTGGGCGCGCGCACTCAGATTTTTGCAGGTGAGGAAATTGCCTTAGACCCTATCGTCTATAACTTCGACACGCGCATCGAGTACAGCGTGCCATATTTTTTTAGCCCACGCAACCGCTTAGTGGCCCTGCTGCAATATAGCAACCTGCAAGATGCACCGCGCCGCCAGCAATCGGTATTGTTTCGCTTCCGCAGCCAAATTTTCCCAAACGATTTCCAGCAAATTACCTTAGACTTTCTGGAAATAGAGTTCGTCGATATTCGACTGCCTAATTTAACCGAAGCGCAGCTCGAGGACTTGTTCAATCGTGGGGTGCCACGCACCTTTCCAAGAAATATCTCCAACCGAATTGATTTTTTCTTTTCCAACCTGCCTGAAGTGCGCCGCACCATAGATGCCAGATTCAACACGACCTTTGAAATCTCAGGGGCACTGCCGTATCTCTTTGGCGCAGGATTCGGTGAAGGCGAAGCCCAGATTTTGGGCTTGCGATACAATCAGTTTATGCGAATAAGCGTGCTGAGTAGCATTGGAATCCCTATCACTGGCAACAGCCAACTGGCATTCAAGGTGTTTGCGGGTTATCTGTTTCCATATGCCAAAAGCACTAGCACACCACTTGAACGCCGCTTTTATGCAGGCGGCCCAAACAGTCTACGTGGCTGGGGATTCAACTTGCTCGGGCCGGGCAATAACCCTGCAGACTCGGCGCTCGCTGTCTCTCGATTAGGCTCGGACATCAAACTCGAGTTTAGCCTCGAGCAGCGCTGGTCACTTTTCAGAACATTTGGCTATTCGTCAGGTATTGTGATATTCCTCGATGCAGGCAATATCTGGGCACGTCAGGGTGAAAATGCGTTGTCACTCTCCACTTTTCTCGAACAGGTAGCTCTTAACACAGGACTGGGATTGCGCTTTGGCACGCCAATTGGGCCACTCCGACTGGACTTTGCATATCGCATCTATGACCCATCACTGCCCCCTGCTGCACGCTGGCAAATTCAAAAGTGGCAATTAGGTAGTTTTCAGTTCAACTTTGGCATCGGTGAGGCGTTTTAG
- the lpdA gene encoding dihydrolipoyl dehydrogenase has protein sequence MSKQAINKPPHNYDFDVTIIGSGPGGYETAIRASQLGYKTCIIEKEPTLGGVCLNWGCIPTKSLLKNAELIQTLKHANTFGIRLEGMTIDFAQIIKRSRDVAAQMAKGVDYLMKKNKITVKKGFGKLLSAHEIEIKADDGAVEKVSSLYIIIATGAKPRSLPSVPIDRQRIITSYEAMVLPERPNKLTIIGAGAIGVEFAYFYNAVGTEVTLIEAMPQILPNEDEEISTLLAREFKKQGITIMTNAKVESASVEGDKVKTIVVDANSNRKELISDYCLVAIGLTGNIENIGLETVGVQTERGFIKVDEFGRTNVESIYAIGDVAGGMLLAHKASAEGIRCIEKIAGLDVQPLDPMEIPACTYCQPSVAHIGLTEKQAKEKGYEVKIGRFPFKASGKATAAGHTEGMVKLIFDAKYGDLLGAHIIGYEATEMIATLGIARKLEATADWIHHTVHAHPTFSEAIKEAAADAEGEAINI, from the coding sequence ATGTCGAAGCAAGCCATCAACAAGCCCCCGCATAACTACGATTTTGATGTAACCATCATTGGCTCAGGTCCAGGAGGCTATGAAACGGCAATTCGTGCCTCGCAACTGGGCTATAAGACTTGCATTATTGAAAAAGAGCCAACGCTGGGGGGCGTTTGTCTCAATTGGGGCTGCATTCCCACTAAGTCGCTCCTAAAAAATGCGGAGCTGATTCAAACATTGAAGCACGCTAACACTTTCGGCATTCGGCTCGAGGGGATGACGATTGACTTTGCACAAATCATCAAGCGCAGCCGTGATGTGGCGGCTCAGATGGCAAAAGGTGTCGATTACCTAATGAAAAAAAATAAAATCACGGTCAAAAAGGGCTTCGGCAAGCTGCTTTCGGCACACGAGATTGAAATCAAGGCTGATGATGGAGCGGTGGAAAAGGTAAGCTCCCTGTATATCATCATTGCGACCGGAGCTAAGCCGCGTTCACTGCCCAGCGTGCCTATTGACCGTCAGCGCATTATTACCAGCTACGAAGCAATGGTCTTACCTGAACGCCCTAATAAGCTCACCATCATCGGAGCAGGGGCAATTGGCGTTGAATTTGCCTATTTCTATAACGCAGTTGGCACAGAAGTGACGCTCATTGAGGCAATGCCGCAAATTCTGCCCAACGAAGATGAAGAAATCTCAACGCTGCTGGCACGTGAGTTCAAAAAACAAGGCATCACGATAATGACAAATGCGAAAGTAGAATCAGCGTCCGTGGAAGGTGATAAGGTTAAGACAATTGTGGTAGACGCAAACAGCAATCGCAAAGAACTCATCTCAGATTACTGCCTCGTGGCAATTGGACTGACTGGCAACATTGAGAATATTGGTCTGGAGACAGTGGGCGTGCAGACCGAGCGCGGCTTTATCAAGGTCGATGAGTTTGGGCGCACTAACGTTGAAAGCATCTATGCAATCGGTGACGTAGCAGGCGGTATGCTGCTGGCACACAAAGCCTCCGCTGAAGGGATTCGCTGCATTGAGAAAATTGCAGGACTGGATGTCCAACCACTTGACCCAATGGAAATCCCAGCTTGCACATACTGCCAGCCGTCCGTTGCGCACATCGGCTTAACCGAAAAGCAGGCCAAAGAAAAAGGCTACGAGGTCAAAATCGGGCGCTTTCCATTCAAGGCCTCTGGCAAAGCCACCGCAGCAGGACACACTGAAGGAATGGTCAAGCTCATCTTCGACGCCAAGTATGGCGACCTACTGGGAGCACATATCATTGGCTACGAAGCAACAGAAATGATTGCAACGCTGGGCATAGCGCGCAAGCTGGAAGCTACAGCAGACTGGATTCATCATACAGTTCATGCACACCCGACTTTCTCGGAAGCGATTAAAGAAGCAGCAGCAGATGCAGAGGGCGAAGCAATTAACATTTAG
- a CDS encoding M23 family metallopeptidase — protein sequence MPKNKYFYYSEEECRFVEVKRSYAALLGQALVVLSLAVLLTVGFMHFYGHQIVRDTQYRQLEAEVVQLTAKLNRAMATLEKLAESDNSLRRVVNLPLISVEEKALGVGGTRAKIDENNTAATLIAVSSQMIDRLARQVELQSESYAEILQKYEENKRFFACLPAIKPIDGTRTSPFGMRFHPIYRIMKFHSGQDFHAPIGTPVYATGDGVVESAQYNDGYGNCIIIDHGFGLKTLYAHLSKCLVKPGQAVRRGENIGLSGNTGVSDSPHLHYEVIKDGVKVNPLAYMLDEISPSEFLAAADSSAAANH from the coding sequence ATGCCAAAGAACAAGTACTTCTACTACTCGGAAGAAGAGTGCCGCTTTGTAGAGGTCAAACGAAGTTATGCGGCGCTGCTAGGGCAGGCGCTGGTGGTGCTGAGCCTTGCCGTGTTGCTGACCGTCGGTTTTATGCACTTTTACGGGCATCAAATTGTGCGAGACACGCAGTATCGGCAGTTGGAAGCAGAAGTGGTGCAGCTCACGGCAAAACTGAATCGTGCAATGGCAACGCTTGAAAAACTGGCAGAAAGCGACAACTCTCTGCGCCGAGTAGTAAACCTACCGCTCATCAGCGTAGAAGAAAAGGCGCTGGGCGTGGGAGGCACGCGTGCTAAAATTGATGAGAATAACACAGCGGCAACCTTGATTGCTGTGTCAAGTCAGATGATTGACCGTTTGGCGCGCCAAGTGGAGTTGCAAAGTGAAAGCTATGCAGAAATTTTGCAGAAGTATGAGGAAAACAAGCGATTCTTTGCCTGCTTACCTGCCATCAAGCCAATTGATGGCACCCGCACTAGTCCTTTTGGGATGCGTTTTCACCCCATTTACCGCATTATGAAGTTCCATTCTGGTCAAGACTTCCATGCACCAATTGGCACGCCTGTCTATGCCACAGGCGATGGCGTGGTAGAAAGTGCGCAGTATAACGATGGCTATGGCAACTGCATTATTATTGACCACGGTTTTGGCTTGAAGACGCTTTATGCGCATCTTTCAAAATGCTTAGTAAAGCCCGGTCAAGCGGTTCGACGTGGGGAGAACATTGGGCTTTCAGGCAACACAGGGGTTTCAGACAGCCCACATCTGCACTACGAAGTCATTAAAGACGGGGTCAAAGTCAATCCACTTGCGTATATGCTTGATGAGATTTCACCGAGTGAATTTCTGGCTGCTGCAGATTCGAGCGCTGCAGCAAACCATTGA
- a CDS encoding amidohydrolase gives MPSPSLLITNAVIANCSGYALPYRALLIRDGLIAQLFTDGEPKVRKVEQRLDARGHLLLPSFCDSHTHFSEYGLRLLQLDLSGLSHSDALCCIRQHVAEMPKGSWIVGGGWTKQAFGTFPTPKELDDISTEHFIALRSADWHSAWCNTPVLAQLNATDFSAEELPRAEDGTFTSVAFERAAKAAMALVKTLPAERQAAILRAQAAFFKLGITETLSMENADALSDYQALGSQLKLRVRIGIYLESLDAAKKFYATTPHHNTELEAVKLFLDGSLGSETCSMLEPFENSRSTGMDFYADADLVALFRLIEREHLAISVHAIGDKAVRRALNAFERLANSSSLSFQLAHRIEHAQTVHTSDLPRFARLGVIASMQPIHIRSDIEPAMRLLGARAERLYRFRSLLSAGTTLLFGSDAPVESPNVLEGLFYAVARQDATGRTWYAEERLSLPQALEAYTLSSRRIIDARRGLIEQGYQADLIVLSENIFRIPAERLPSVQVLATILGGEIVHSIL, from the coding sequence ATGCCAAGTCCGTCCTTACTTATCACAAATGCAGTGATAGCTAACTGCTCTGGCTACGCTTTGCCCTACCGCGCCTTGCTTATTCGTGATGGGCTGATTGCGCAGCTATTTACTGATGGCGAGCCAAAGGTGAGAAAGGTAGAGCAGCGCCTTGATGCCAGAGGACACCTTTTGCTCCCATCGTTTTGCGATAGCCATACGCACTTTTCTGAATACGGCTTGCGACTTTTGCAGCTTGACCTCTCAGGGCTTTCGCATTCTGATGCTCTTTGCTGCATTCGCCAACACGTGGCCGAGATGCCCAAAGGCAGCTGGATTGTTGGGGGCGGTTGGACAAAACAAGCCTTCGGCACATTTCCAACTCCCAAAGAATTAGACGACATTTCTACTGAGCACTTCATTGCGCTACGCAGTGCTGACTGGCATTCGGCTTGGTGCAATACCCCTGTTCTGGCTCAACTAAATGCCACAGATTTTTCTGCTGAAGAATTGCCACGTGCAGAAGATGGCACTTTCACTAGTGTCGCTTTTGAGCGCGCTGCGAAAGCTGCAATGGCACTGGTAAAAACCTTGCCAGCCGAAAGACAAGCTGCCATCTTGCGCGCACAAGCAGCTTTTTTCAAGCTCGGCATTACAGAAACTCTTTCAATGGAAAATGCAGACGCTCTATCTGACTACCAAGCACTGGGCAGCCAGCTCAAACTGCGCGTGCGCATTGGTATTTATCTCGAGTCGCTGGATGCCGCAAAGAAATTTTACGCCACTACACCACACCATAACACGGAGCTGGAAGCCGTTAAGCTCTTCCTTGATGGCTCATTAGGCTCGGAGACTTGCTCTATGCTTGAGCCATTTGAGAACAGTCGCTCAACAGGAATGGATTTTTATGCTGATGCTGACCTTGTTGCCCTTTTCAGGCTCATTGAGCGTGAACATCTTGCTATCTCGGTGCATGCAATTGGCGACAAAGCCGTGCGCCGTGCGCTGAATGCCTTTGAGCGTTTAGCCAACTCAAGCAGTCTATCTTTCCAACTTGCACACCGAATTGAGCATGCGCAAACGGTGCATACTAGCGACCTTCCACGCTTTGCCAGATTAGGCGTTATAGCTTCAATGCAGCCAATCCACATTCGCAGCGACATTGAGCCTGCAATGCGCTTGTTAGGCGCACGTGCTGAGCGGCTCTATCGTTTTCGCTCTCTCCTTTCAGCAGGCACCACTTTGCTTTTTGGCAGCGATGCCCCTGTTGAATCGCCAAACGTGCTTGAAGGCTTGTTCTATGCTGTAGCACGGCAAGATGCCACTGGACGCACTTGGTATGCCGAAGAGCGTCTTTCGTTGCCTCAGGCTCTTGAAGCCTATACGCTCTCGTCACGTCGCATTATTGATGCTCGGCGCGGTCTCATTGAGCAAGGCTATCAAGCCGACCTTATTGTGCTTTCCGAAAACATCTTTCGCATTCCCGCTGAGCGTTTGCCCAGTGTTCAAGTCTTAGCCACCATCTTAGGCGGTGAGATTGTGCACTCAATTTTGTAA
- a CDS encoding TonB family protein yields MKRTQLTLWSILLFASMSFSQSKLIGRVTTEDGTPLPAVLVAVSGAAATEAAFSNAQGYYVFLNIPPGEYSVKTSKKGLPNWKGQVSIVAGTTNRLDIRIGADEKAVAAAVPKKETTKPAESRVAEAKPVEPKFAEARASEPKRAELKPIAKPEAAKPAEPAAKSEDEKAIEQAVASASQLLSDADIAALEASMSPAEVVGGIAAVYKNLKYPEIARRQRIQGQVVAKVYLDKEGNVVKIQLLKTAFEAFNEEVFRTLTEEVSYKPAMMHGKPVPSALVIPVKFELK; encoded by the coding sequence ATGAAGCGGACTCAGCTGACTCTGTGGTCTATACTTCTTTTTGCTTCCATGTCGTTTTCGCAAAGTAAGCTTATCGGCCGCGTAACCACTGAAGATGGTACACCCTTACCAGCCGTGCTGGTTGCTGTCTCAGGTGCTGCTGCCACAGAAGCTGCATTCTCAAATGCGCAGGGCTACTATGTTTTTCTTAACATTCCACCTGGCGAATACAGCGTTAAGACCAGTAAAAAAGGCTTACCGAATTGGAAGGGGCAAGTTAGCATTGTCGCCGGCACGACCAATCGCTTAGACATTCGCATCGGTGCTGACGAAAAAGCCGTTGCTGCCGCCGTTCCGAAGAAAGAAACCACTAAGCCAGCTGAAAGCAGAGTTGCAGAAGCTAAGCCAGTTGAACCAAAGTTTGCTGAAGCTCGAGCCAGCGAGCCGAAGCGTGCTGAGCTAAAGCCAATAGCAAAGCCTGAGGCAGCCAAACCCGCTGAACCTGCTGCTAAGTCGGAAGATGAAAAAGCTATCGAGCAAGCAGTTGCTTCTGCTTCACAGTTGCTCTCTGATGCAGACATCGCTGCACTGGAGGCTTCTATGTCGCCTGCAGAAGTGGTTGGCGGCATTGCCGCAGTCTACAAAAACTTGAAATACCCTGAAATTGCGCGTCGCCAGCGCATTCAGGGACAAGTCGTCGCAAAGGTTTACCTTGACAAAGAAGGAAATGTTGTCAAGATTCAGTTACTCAAAACGGCATTTGAAGCCTTCAATGAAGAGGTTTTTCGCACACTCACAGAGGAGGTCTCCTACAAGCCCGCAATGATGCATGGCAAACCTGTGCCCAGCGCGCTGGTCATTCCCGTTAAGTTTGAGCTGAAATAG
- a CDS encoding DUF2795 domain-containing protein — protein sequence MYWNLELARYLVDAPWPATKEELIDYANRIGAPQEVIDNLNELDGEEPYESIEEIWPDFPTNEDFYYNDDDSDNY from the coding sequence ATGTATTGGAATCTTGAACTTGCACGATACTTAGTTGATGCACCGTGGCCAGCAACCAAAGAGGAGCTGATTGACTACGCTAATCGCATCGGTGCTCCGCAAGAGGTGATTGATAACCTCAATGAGCTCGATGGCGAAGAACCCTATGAAAGCATTGAGGAAATCTGGCCCGATTTCCCGACCAATGAAGACTTCTACTACAACGATGACGACTCAGACAACTACTAA
- a CDS encoding tetratricopeptide repeat protein has translation MSTFYRCIVSLCVAVALASSAWAQSDLDAARKAVRKNPKNPIAHYNLGVALANAEAYGEAVDAFQHAIRLNPNFAEAHYSLGLTYSEMERYSEAVQALRTAMRLQPSLPELGFNLAVLLSQTGAHTEAVGVLKGLHPVKDSVRYYQTLGNIAMKSDSTTADAIFAFERLTLLLPEQLENYQFLGDAYRKAKRYDEAVRTYERILEKDPNNESAIYAIGVTFVLSRQRAAAFKQHEKLERLKSPLAQSLIEYIFIEMPKRQDSTEKK, from the coding sequence ATGAGCACTTTTTATCGGTGTATTGTATCTCTGTGCGTCGCTGTTGCACTGGCTTCATCAGCGTGGGCACAGTCCGACCTTGATGCAGCTCGCAAAGCTGTTCGCAAAAACCCAAAGAACCCTATTGCTCATTACAACTTGGGCGTAGCCTTAGCCAATGCTGAAGCGTATGGTGAAGCGGTTGATGCCTTTCAACATGCTATTCGCCTCAATCCCAACTTTGCAGAGGCTCATTACAGCTTAGGGCTGACCTATAGCGAAATGGAAAGGTATTCGGAAGCCGTGCAAGCGCTGCGAACCGCAATGCGCCTTCAGCCTTCATTGCCGGAGCTGGGCTTCAATCTTGCAGTTTTGCTAAGCCAAACTGGTGCACATACTGAAGCAGTTGGCGTGCTGAAAGGGCTGCACCCTGTCAAAGACTCTGTCCGTTACTACCAAACACTTGGCAACATTGCGATGAAATCCGATAGCACGACTGCAGATGCTATCTTTGCGTTTGAGCGCCTTACCTTGCTGCTTCCTGAGCAGCTGGAGAATTACCAATTTCTGGGCGACGCCTATCGCAAAGCCAAGCGCTACGATGAAGCAGTGCGCACATATGAACGCATCTTGGAGAAAGACCCCAACAATGAATCGGCTATCTATGCTATTGGGGTTACATTTGTGCTATCTCGCCAGCGTGCCGCTGCATTTAAGCAGCACGAAAAACTCGAGCGCTTAAAAAGCCCTCTTGCCCAATCGCTCATTGAGTATATCTTCATTGAGATGCCCAAGCGTCAAGATAGCACCGAAAAAAAGTAA
- a CDS encoding aminotransferase class V-fold PLP-dependent enzyme, with protein sequence MPSRRKFLHDTLLAGTGLALLQQEALAKLAKAVAALPTNRSPEQVATDEDFWTTVQQAFAVDRSLINLNNGGVSPAPRVVMDALKQYLDYSNLAPAYTMWRHLEPRIETVREGLAEMFGCSPEEVAITRNASESLQTLQFGLELRRGDEVITTVQDYPRMITTWQQRVRRDGIVLKKVRYPVPLINPKDFVRAIEEAITPKTRVIHVSHIVVYTGQILPVAEICQIGKARGIEVIVDGAHSFAHLPFKHADLGCDYFGASLHKWLYAPIGTGLLYVRKEKIKNVWSLFAAPESMQNDIRKFEEIGTHPAANHNAIAEALGFNENLGIARKAARLRYLQRLWIERLRKFENVRFRINIDDESQWCGLVNVHIEGTDPSKVQSYLFEKHRIYTVAILPLPDSPPIKTPFSDDFTGIRITPNVYTRPSEIERFADAMEKIAKGVVKEVKA encoded by the coding sequence ATGCCTTCACGCCGAAAGTTTCTTCACGATACCTTGTTAGCTGGCACAGGACTGGCACTGCTTCAGCAGGAGGCGCTTGCAAAACTTGCCAAAGCAGTTGCAGCACTTCCTACGAACCGCTCACCAGAGCAAGTCGCCACCGATGAAGATTTTTGGACGACCGTTCAGCAAGCCTTTGCGGTGGATAGAAGCCTGATTAACCTGAACAATGGGGGAGTCTCGCCAGCACCACGAGTTGTAATGGACGCACTCAAACAGTATTTGGATTACTCAAATCTGGCGCCAGCCTACACAATGTGGCGACACTTAGAGCCTCGCATTGAGACTGTGCGTGAGGGTTTAGCGGAAATGTTTGGCTGCTCACCCGAAGAGGTTGCAATTACGCGTAACGCCAGTGAATCGCTGCAGACCTTGCAATTCGGGTTGGAGCTTCGCCGCGGCGATGAGGTGATTACGACTGTGCAAGACTACCCACGAATGATTACTACATGGCAGCAGCGTGTGCGCCGCGATGGCATTGTATTAAAGAAAGTGCGCTACCCTGTGCCACTAATAAATCCAAAGGATTTTGTGCGAGCGATTGAGGAGGCGATTACGCCCAAGACGCGCGTGATTCATGTCTCGCACATCGTGGTCTATACAGGGCAGATTTTACCAGTGGCGGAAATCTGTCAAATTGGCAAAGCACGTGGCATTGAAGTCATCGTCGACGGAGCACATTCCTTTGCGCACTTGCCCTTCAAGCACGCAGATTTAGGGTGTGACTATTTCGGTGCAAGCCTGCATAAGTGGCTATATGCGCCGATTGGCACAGGATTGCTCTACGTGCGCAAGGAAAAAATCAAGAATGTCTGGTCGCTGTTTGCAGCACCAGAATCCATGCAAAACGATATTCGCAAATTCGAAGAAATTGGCACTCACCCAGCAGCCAATCACAATGCGATTGCGGAAGCACTTGGCTTCAACGAAAACTTGGGGATTGCCCGCAAGGCAGCGCGTCTGAGATACTTGCAGCGACTTTGGATTGAACGCTTGCGAAAATTTGAGAATGTTAGGTTTCGTATCAATATCGATGACGAAAGTCAGTGGTGCGGTCTGGTTAATGTCCACATTGAAGGCACAGACCCGAGCAAGGTGCAAAGCTATCTTTTTGAAAAGCATCGCATCTACACTGTTGCGATTTTGCCTCTGCCCGATAGCCCGCCGATTAAAACACCTTTCTCCGACGACTTTACAGGCATTCGCATCACGCCAAATGTCTATACACGCCCATCGGAGATAGAGCGGTTTGCTGATGCGATGGAGAAAATCGCCAAAGGTGTTGTCAAGGAGGTCAAGGCATAA